In Salvelinus namaycush isolate Seneca chromosome 15, SaNama_1.0, whole genome shotgun sequence, a genomic segment contains:
- the LOC120060108 gene encoding cell surface glycoprotein 1-like encodes MSSFTREKLSLHLRRRMGVFVSRVKATELMANLPCLTLSDKEEIQAKKDFSGNYAAMQLLLDYVQKRMNWPEELISGLETLEHQDLAEELRAEWNKHNQNNPYPPSAAATTAVRTHVHPIPSTSSEGSPYSLVLPAHPAPPAVSAPLAVAPPEASLPPEVAPEVLPPPVVAAQPEAPPSSVPEAPVAGSSSEPASHAPEAAVSPDIASEAAPSPVAAPQAAPPSPVSADEPTGISEPPASSQPGPIDVVSLEDNSSHSDAPTQIALSETTPTLSGSDLIPAVTEITPTLPVSHLALSQTESTPAALATFQSPERRPVQDTSPHTVNETTFHQEAVEDSDPTQVTEDDRHTEPPQIQPFSAATAPPPVDTSMNEDDVNFSKPEVLRSEVMDSQPYSGDSTRLQMSVSDLVLATADVNSPVVVPDAVTSSTPLPCQENGVPEEITEPLSHNEPQEDTYESPCMSSLGDQEVLLNVVHVSEDASIQNNDGQTPSMLGIVVHVSEEPCIWNQDGQTQSMLGNNDVGVSETPPPVQNHNSQSQITPLSGSTALDLSSGPNQHGQSQGLIMIVNGQDASPSTKHPDAPAPTGFVPIVNGSSSAENRHPLGPMGAEVLMEARAVPELKQERAMGESYYLLGAAVVAVSALFMAWRMKN; translated from the exons ATGTCGTCGTTCACCCGTGAAAAACTGTCTCTGCACCTGCGGCGCAGAATGGGGGTGTTTGTGAGCAGAGTGAAAGCCACAGAGCTCATGGCCAACCTCCCTTGCCTTACACTTTCTGACAAG GAGGAGATCCAGGCCAAGAAGGACTTTTCTGGTAACTATGCAGCCATGCAACTCCTGCTGGACTATGTGCAGAAGAGAATGAACTGGCCAGAAGAGTTGATATCAGGCCTGGAGACGTTGGAGCATCAGGATCTGGCTGAGGAACTGAGGGCAGAGTGGAACAAGCACAACCAGAACA ATCCCTACCCTCCTTCAGCTGCTGCTACCACCGCAGTCAGGACCCATGTTCATCCAATTCCTTCTACCAGCTCTGAGGGGTCGCCATATTCTCTGGTCCTCCCAGCTCATCCAGCCCCACCGGCGGTATCTGCCCCACTGGCGGTAGCCCCGCCTGAGGCTTCACTCCCTCCTGAAGTAGCCCCAGAGGTTTTGCCACCTCCTGTAGTGGCTGCCCAGCCAGAAGCCCCTCCAAGCTCAGTGCCTGAGGCTCCCGTGGCTGGCTCCTCTTCAGAGCCAGCGTCACATGCTCCCGAAGCAGCAGTGAGCCCTGACATAGCCTCAGAGGCAGCACCTTCTCCTGTCGCTGCCCCCCAGGCAGCCCCTCCGTCTCCCGTCTCAGCGGACGAGCCCACAGGGATCTCTGAACCTCCAGCCTCATCCCAGCCTGGTCCTATTGACGTCGTCAGTCTGGAGGACAACTCATCTCATAGTGATGCTCCAACACAGATAGCACTGTCCgaaaccactcctaccttgtctgGTTCAGACCTAATCCCAGCTGTAACTGAAATCACTCCCACGTTGCCTGTCTCACACCTAGCCCTGTCCCAAACTGAATCCACCCCTGCTGCCTTGGCCACATTCCAGTCCCCTGAGAGACGTCCAGTTCAGGACACCTCGCCACACACAGTCAACGAGACTACCTTCCACCAGGAGGCTGTAGAAGACTCTGATCCAACCCAG GTGACTGAAGATGACCGGCACACTGAGCCGCCTCAGATCCAGCCCTTCTCCGCGGCCACGGCCCCACCCCCGGTGGATACCTCCATGAATGAGGATGACGTGAACTTCAGCAAGCCTGAAGTCCTCCGCAGTGAGGTCATGGACAGCCAGCCATACTCAGGAGACTCAACACGTCTACAGATGTCTGTGTCAGACCTGGTACTTGCTACAGCTGATGTGAACAGTCCTGTTGTGGTCCCAGACGCCGTCACTAGTTCCACCCCTCTGCCATGTCAGGAGAATGGAGTTCCTGAGGAAATAACAGAACCCCTGTCCCATAACGAGCCCCAAGAGGACACCTACGAGTCCCCCTGCATGAGCTCCCTGGGGGACCAGGAAGTGCTGCTCAATGTTGTTCACGTGTCTGAGGACGCGTCCATTCAGAACAACGACGGCCAGACACCGAGCATGCTGGGTATTGTAGTCCACGTGTCCGAGGAGCCATGTATATGGAATCAAGATGGCCAAACACAGAGCATGCTGGGTAATAATGATGTGGGTGTGTCTGAAACACCCCCACCAGTTCAGAACCACAATAGCCAATCTCAGATCACACCTCTCTCTGGATCTACCgcccttgacctgtcgtctgGTCCGAACCAGCACGGCCAATCTCAGGGTCTGATTATGATCGTTAACGGCCAAGACGCCAGCCCCTCAACCAAACATCCTGATGCTCCAGCTCCTACTGGCTTTGTCCCCATCGTCAACGGCTCTTCCTCGGCGGAGAACCGTCATCCCCTGGGGCCTATGGGGGCAGAGGTCCTGATGGAGGCTAGAGCTGTTCCTGAACTGAAGCAAGAGAGAGCGATGGGAGAGAGCTATTATCTTCTGGGGGCTGCTGTAGTGGCCGTCTCAGCCCTGTTCATGGCCTGGAGGATGAAGAATTAA